One region of Streptomyces leeuwenhoekii genomic DNA includes:
- the manA gene encoding mannose-6-phosphate isomerase, class I yields MDRLDNTVRPYAWGSPTAIPELLGVEPTGEPQAEMWMGAHPGAPSRTARGTLPEVIESDPRRELGARTVERFGPRLPFLLKILAAGAPLSLQVHPDLDQARRGYEDEERRGVPADAPHRNYKDANHKPELICALTDFDGLCGFRPPAEAARLLDGLGVASLKPYADLLRAHPEDAALREVLTAVLTADPEEMTRTVAEASAACARLGGAYAPYADIAHHHPGDPGVLAAMLLNHVRLHPGEALYLGAGIPHAYLSGLGVEIMANSDNVLRCGLTPKHVDVPELLRVVRFEAGDPGVLRPEASPGGEEVYETPIDEFRLSRYVLPEGAAAHDLTLPAPQILLCTAGAVRAGEHGLTPGASVFVPAGEKAEVSGTGTVFRATVRV; encoded by the coding sequence ATGGACCGCCTCGACAACACCGTCCGCCCCTACGCCTGGGGTTCCCCGACCGCCATCCCCGAGCTGCTCGGTGTCGAACCGACCGGCGAACCGCAGGCCGAGATGTGGATGGGCGCCCACCCGGGCGCGCCCTCGCGCACCGCGCGCGGCACCCTGCCGGAGGTCATCGAGTCCGACCCGCGGCGCGAGCTGGGTGCCCGGACGGTCGAGAGGTTCGGCCCGCGCCTGCCCTTCCTCCTCAAGATCCTCGCCGCCGGAGCCCCGCTCTCCCTCCAGGTCCACCCCGACCTCGACCAGGCCCGCCGGGGATACGAGGACGAGGAGCGCCGCGGTGTCCCGGCCGACGCGCCGCACCGCAACTACAAGGACGCCAACCACAAGCCGGAACTGATCTGCGCCCTCACCGACTTCGACGGCCTGTGCGGCTTCCGGCCCCCGGCCGAGGCCGCCCGCCTGCTCGACGGCCTCGGCGTCGCCTCCCTCAAGCCGTACGCCGACCTCCTGCGCGCCCACCCCGAGGACGCCGCCCTGCGCGAGGTGCTCACCGCCGTGCTCACCGCCGACCCGGAGGAGATGACCCGTACGGTCGCCGAGGCGTCCGCCGCCTGCGCCCGCCTCGGCGGTGCCTACGCCCCCTACGCCGACATCGCCCACCACCACCCGGGCGACCCCGGAGTGCTCGCCGCGATGCTCCTCAACCACGTCCGGCTGCACCCCGGCGAGGCCCTGTACCTCGGCGCCGGCATCCCGCACGCCTACCTCAGCGGCCTCGGCGTCGAGATCATGGCCAACTCCGACAACGTGCTGCGCTGCGGCCTGACCCCCAAGCACGTCGACGTCCCCGAACTCCTGCGCGTCGTCCGCTTCGAGGCCGGCGACCCGGGCGTGCTGCGCCCGGAGGCGTCCCCCGGCGGCGAGGAGGTCTACGAGACCCCCATCGACGAGTTCCGCCTCTCCCGGTACGTCCTGCCCGAGGGCGCCGCCGCCCACGACCTCACCCTCCCGGCCCCGCAGATCCTGCTCTGCACGGCGGGTGCCGTGCGCGCGGGGGAGCACGGACTGACGCCCGGCGCGTCCGTGTTCGTCCCCGCGGGCGAGAAAGCCGAAGTATCGGGTACCGGTACGGTCTTCCGGGCCACCGTCCGCGTCTGA
- a CDS encoding SIS domain-containing protein translates to MLDEALLDNPEGLAEADRRGLLRGAAEAGARVRTAARHAAEAGIHTLKPDGRPRAVLIAGPGAAATHTADLLGTLAGAGSPVTRLAPTGVAPASGALRWELPGWAGSVDLLLIATPDGTEPGLSLLAEQAYRRGCTVVGVAPARSPLAEAVDGAHGLFLPMATAPYDVEEPLAASAPGVLWALLTPLLALLDRTGLLTAPPDALDKVADRLDRVAERCGPAIATYANPAKTLAAELADALPVVWTEGTSAGPAGRRFAAALAELSGVPAVVAELPEALAAHGALLAGPLAAGADPDDFFRDRVEEPPALHARVVLLRDRPIGSLTAAPAARDVALDHDTPISELEPEEGGELETLAELIAMTDFAAVYLALASRAAS, encoded by the coding sequence ATGCTCGACGAAGCGCTGCTCGACAATCCGGAGGGTCTCGCCGAGGCGGACCGCCGCGGCCTGCTCCGCGGCGCCGCCGAGGCCGGTGCCCGGGTGCGCACCGCCGCCCGGCACGCCGCCGAGGCCGGCATCCACACGCTCAAGCCGGACGGCCGCCCCCGCGCCGTCCTCATCGCCGGCCCCGGAGCCGCCGCCACCCACACCGCCGACCTCCTCGGCACGCTCGCCGGCGCCGGCAGCCCGGTCACCCGGCTGGCGCCCACCGGAGTCGCCCCCGCCTCCGGCGCCCTGCGCTGGGAGCTGCCCGGCTGGGCCGGCTCCGTCGACCTGCTGCTGATCGCCACCCCCGACGGCACCGAGCCGGGCCTGTCCCTCCTCGCCGAACAGGCGTACCGGCGCGGCTGCACGGTCGTCGGCGTGGCCCCCGCCCGCTCCCCCCTGGCCGAGGCGGTGGACGGGGCCCACGGCCTGTTCCTCCCGATGGCGACCGCCCCCTACGACGTCGAAGAGCCGCTGGCCGCGTCCGCGCCCGGCGTCCTGTGGGCCCTGCTCACCCCGCTGCTGGCGCTCCTGGACCGCACCGGCCTGCTCACCGCCCCGCCCGACGCCCTGGACAAGGTCGCCGACCGCCTCGACCGGGTCGCCGAACGCTGCGGACCCGCCATCGCGACCTACGCCAACCCCGCCAAGACGCTGGCCGCCGAACTCGCCGACGCGCTCCCCGTCGTGTGGACCGAGGGCACCTCGGCCGGGCCCGCGGGCCGCCGCTTCGCCGCCGCGCTGGCCGAGCTGTCCGGCGTACCGGCGGTCGTGGCGGAGCTGCCCGAGGCGCTCGCCGCGCACGGCGCCCTGCTCGCCGGCCCGCTCGCCGCCGGAGCCGACCCCGACGACTTCTTCCGGGACCGCGTCGAGGAACCGCCCGCCCTGCACGCGCGCGTGGTGCTCCTGCGCGACCGCCCGATCGGAAGCCTGACCGCGGCCCCGGCCGCCCGTGACGTGGCCCTCGACCACGACACGCCGATCAGCGAACTGGAACCGGAGGAGGGCGGCGAACTGGAGACCCTCGCGGAACTGATCGCCATGACGGATTTCGCCGCCGTTTACCTGGCGCTCGCATCGAGGGCCGCATCCTGA
- a CDS encoding cation diffusion facilitator family transporter, with amino-acid sequence MSASGGTKAIVAALLANLSIAVAKFVAFLFSNSSSMLAESVHSLADSGNQALLLVGGKRAQREATPQHPFGYGRERYIYAFLVSIVLFSVGGMFAVYEGYEKIKHPHELTHWYWPVGVLVFAIIAESFSFRTAIKESNVVRGRKSWKEFVRHAKAPELPVVLLEDLGALVGLILALAGVGLALLTGNGVWDGIGTLCIGVLLILIALVLAVETKSLLLGESAGAEEAGKIEAAVVDGDTVTGIIHMRTLHLGPEELLVAAKIAVSHDGTATEIAAAIDAAEARIRDAVPIARVIYLEPDIYSETEAAKGPDREATPGGPAPHGSGH; translated from the coding sequence ATGAGCGCGTCAGGCGGCACCAAGGCGATCGTGGCGGCACTGCTCGCCAACCTCTCGATCGCGGTAGCGAAATTCGTGGCGTTCCTCTTCAGCAACTCGTCGTCCATGCTCGCCGAGTCCGTGCACTCGCTCGCCGACTCCGGCAACCAGGCCCTGCTGCTGGTCGGCGGCAAGCGCGCCCAGCGCGAGGCCACCCCGCAACACCCCTTCGGCTACGGCCGCGAGCGCTACATCTACGCCTTCCTCGTCTCCATCGTGCTGTTCTCGGTCGGCGGCATGTTCGCCGTCTACGAGGGCTACGAGAAGATCAAGCACCCGCACGAACTGACCCACTGGTACTGGCCGGTGGGCGTCCTGGTCTTCGCGATCATCGCCGAGTCCTTCTCCTTCCGGACGGCCATCAAGGAGTCCAACGTCGTGCGCGGCCGGAAGTCCTGGAAGGAGTTCGTCCGCCACGCCAAGGCGCCCGAGCTGCCGGTCGTCCTCCTGGAGGACCTCGGCGCCCTCGTCGGTCTCATCCTCGCTCTCGCCGGCGTGGGCCTCGCCCTGCTCACCGGCAACGGCGTCTGGGACGGCATCGGCACCCTCTGCATCGGCGTGCTGCTCATCCTGATCGCGCTGGTCCTCGCCGTCGAGACCAAGTCGCTCCTGCTGGGCGAGTCCGCCGGCGCCGAGGAGGCCGGGAAGATCGAGGCCGCCGTCGTCGACGGCGACACGGTCACCGGCATCATCCACATGCGCACCCTCCACCTCGGCCCCGAGGAGCTGCTGGTCGCCGCCAAGATCGCGGTCAGCCACGACGGCACGGCAACCGAGATCGCCGCCGCCATCGACGCCGCCGAGGCCCGCATCCGCGACGCCGTCCCGATCGCCCGCGTCATCTACCTGGAGCCGGACATCTACAGCGAGACCGAGGCGGCCAAGGGCCCGGACCGCGAGGCCACCCCGGGGGGCCCCGCCCCGCACGGCTCCGGCCACTGA